A region from the Alnus glutinosa chromosome 5, dhAlnGlut1.1, whole genome shotgun sequence genome encodes:
- the LOC133869616 gene encoding patellin-4 produces the protein MTVEFKAEETQMAEVVVAAAPGEETKKFTDETEKAFQGDDDEVRDADECKPKTVAKSSSYKEESNFLTDLKEFERKALNELKAKLEEAILGNNLYKKEHPKKTEEKPVAEEKDAKEGEESEKPVEEAAENKEEVKDEEGDKKEKEALECEEEKKGVDTDISLWGVPLLPSKGAEGTDVILLKFLRAREFRVNDAFEMLKKTLQWRKEAEIDSILDDELCADLSSAAYMSGVDREGHPVCYNIFGVFDSVELYQKTFGTDEKRRQFLRWRCQFMEKGIQKLDLKPGGASSLIQINDLKKSPGPAKKELRIATKQAIGIFQDNYPELVAKNIFINVPFWYYALNALISPFLTQRTKSKFVVARPARVTETLLKYIPVEEIPVNYGGFKRENDFEFSGKDGKVSELILKAGSTEIIEIPALEEVGSTLVWDLTVLGWEVKYREEFVPIDEGSYTIIVQKGKKMGSQEGPIRNTFRTNEPGKLVLTIENMSSKKKRVLHRYKANANKSC, from the exons ATGACTGTTGAGTTTAAGGCCGAAGAAACCCAAATGGCTGAGgttgttgttgctgctgctCCTGGAGAAGAGACCAAGAAGTTCACCGATGAGACGGAAAAAGCTTTCCAAGGAGATGATGATGAAGTGAGAGATGCGGATGAATGCAAGCCCAAAACAGTTGCGAAGAGCTCTTCTTATAAGGAAGAGAGTAACTTCCTCACTGATCTGAAGGAGTTTGAGAGAAAGGCGTTGAATGAGCTGAAAGCGAAACTCGAAGAAGCCATCCTCGGAAACAATCTCTACAAGAAAGAGCACCCAAAAAAGACCGAGGAAAAACCGGTGGCAGAAGAGAAAGATGCGAAAGAAGGCGAGGAAAGCGAGAAACCTGTGGAAGAAGCGGCTGAAAATAAGGAGGAAGTGAAAGATGAAGAAGgtgataaaaaggaaaaagaggcaCTAGAATGcgaggaagagaagaaaggcGTCGACACGGATATCTCCCTTTGGGGAGTACCCCTTTTGCCTAGTAAAGGCGCCGAGGGTACTGATGTAATCCTCCTGAAGTTCTTGAGGGCTAGGGAGTTCAGGGTAAATGATGCCTTTGAGATGCTCAAGAAGACACTTCAATGGAGGAAGGAGGCCGAGATCGATTCGATCTTGGACGATGAGCTATGCGCAGATCTAAGCTCGGCCGCCTACATGAGTGGCGTTGATCGCGAAGGTCACCCGGTTTGCTACAACATTTTTGGGGTGTTTGACAGCGTGGAGCTTTATCAGAAGACGTTTGGAACCGATGAGAAGCGTCGGCAGTTCCTGAGATGGAGGTGCCAGTTCATGGAGAAGGGTATCCAGAAGCTTGATCTGAAGCCCGGCGGTGCCTCCTCCTTGATCCAAATCAATGATCTGAAGAAGTCCCCCGGACCCGCCAAGAAGGAGCTTCGGATTGCCACAAAGCAAGCTATTGGGATTTTTCAGGACAATTACCCAGAACTTGTTGCGAAAAAT ATCTTCATAAACGTTCCTTTCTGGTACTATGCTCTCAACGCCCTTATATCTCCTTTCTTAACCCAGAGAACCAAGAGCAAATTCGTCGTTGCTCGTCCAGCCAGGGTCACAGAGACCCTGCTCAA GTACATCCCTGTGGAGGAGATCCCCGTTAACTACGGTGGCTTCAAGAGGGAGAACGATTTTGAGTTCTCTGGCAAAGATGGCAAAGTTTCAGAGCTCATACTCAAGGCTGGATCAACCGAAATCATTGAGATACCGGCATTGGAG GAGGTTGGAAGCACATTGGTGTGGGACTTGACTGTTCTGGGTTGGGAAGTGAAGTACAGGGAGGAATTTGTTCCAATTGATGAGGGGTCCTATACCATCATTGTGCAGAAGGGAAAAAAGATGGGATCTCAGGAAGGACCTATTCGCAACACTTTCAGAACCAATGAGCCTGGAAAACTTGTCCTCACGATCGAGAACATGTCCAGCAAGAAGAAGAGGGTTCTGCATCGGTACAAGGCTAATGCTAATAAGAGCTGCTAG